A stretch of the Opisthocomus hoazin isolate bOpiHoa1 chromosome 2, bOpiHoa1.hap1, whole genome shotgun sequence genome encodes the following:
- the NAA20 gene encoding N-alpha-acetyltransferase 20 — protein MTTLRAFTCDDLFRFNNINLDPLTETYGIPFYLQYLAHWPEYFIVAEAPGGELMGYIMGKAEGSVAREEWHGHVTALSVAPEFRRLGLAAKLMELLEEISEKKGGFFVDLFVRVSNQVAVNMYKQLGYSVYRTVLEYYSASSGEPDEDAYDMRKALSRDMEKKSIIPLPHPVRPEDIE, from the exons ATGACGACCCTGCGCGCCTTCACCTGCGACGACCTCTTCCGCTTCAACAACAT CAACCTGGACCCGCTGACGGAGACC TACGGGATTCCCTTCTACCTGCAGTACCTGGCCCACTGGCCCGAGTACTTCATCGTCGCCGAGGCGCCCGGCGGGGAGCTGATGGGTTACA TAATGGGTAAAGCGGAAGGCTCTGTGGCTAGGGAAGAATGGCATGGACACGTTACTGCTCTCTCCGTTGCACCAGAATTTCGACGGCTGGGTTTGGCTGCTAAATTGATGGAACTACTGGAAGAAATTTCAGAAAA aaaggGTGGATTTTTCGTCGATCTCTTTGTGAGAGTATCGAATCAGGTTGCAGTAAATATGTATAAACAACTAGGCTACAGTGTGTACCGGACAGTATTAGAGTACTACTCTGCTAGCAGTGGGGAGCCAGATGAAGATGCTTATG ATATGAGAAAAGCTCTTTCCAGAGATATGGAGAAGAAATCAATTATACCTCTGCCTCATCCTGTGAGACCAGAAGACATTGAGTGA